The Sulfuricurvum sp. sequence AACATCGAGGAGAGCTAATGTCAATGGTTTTATTAGAAAAAATATCAATAGGTGTTGTTGTATTTGCATTAACGGTTAGCTCTGCATTTGCATTAGAACCAGTAAAAGTTGTTAAGCACCATCGTGGAATACAAAATGTTATTCTTACTCCTTTTAGTAAAACATCAATCCGCACAGTCGCCCATGGTCACAGGGGAATATATAATTATGTTATATTATACCTAAAATAGAAAAGCTTAATAATGATTGATTACGTCATCGAGGTGAACAAAGTGCTGAATTGATCGCTATAGTAGGTTAAACAAAATTTACTTTTTGACTTGTAATAAGAGTAAAATTTTGATTAATAGCTGAAACCGATACATTCCCTATGATCTTCATAATTGAGGCCTCTGATTAAACTTTTTATAGACTGACACGGTTTTTTCAAAACCTCGCAGTGACTGGAAAATGTCATTACGAGCGAAGCATGGCAATCCAATTATTCAGAGAACTCAATTTTTATTTACAATCGCAAATATTTTACCCTCTGATGACAAACCGATGACAGATGAGATGTAAAATAGTAATAACTAAAGCCTGCTCCTAAAAAAGTGGGGCTATTCTAAAACCTACGGAGCCCCCCCATGCCAACACCCCTCTACATCATCGACAGTCAAGTAACCGATAAAGAGCGAATAATCGCAAGCCTAGAGAGTGGTGCAAAGTATTACGTATTAGAAGCCGATAAAAATGGACTAGAACAAATAGCCAATATACTCAGCGGATACAATGATGTAGAGAGTTTGCATATCATTTCACACGGAGAGAGCGGAAGTATAACACTGGGCAATGTAACTCTCAATCAGACGAATATAGATGGCTACCAAGAACAACTTCAAACAATCGGACAATCCCTCAGTACTAAAGGGGATATTCTACTGTACGGATGTGATGTAGCCCAAGGGGAAAAAGGGGAGCAGTTCATACAGACACTCTCAACCTACACCAATGCAGATATAGCAGCATCTACCGATCTCACAGGTTTAAAAGGAGACTGGAACCTAGAGGCAACTACAGGAACTATTGAGAGTAATACCCTAAGCGTTGAACACTATACCTCAACACTTTTAAATTTAACCGCAAGTGCCGGTACCACAAACGATACTCTTATCGGAAGCGCTTTGAACGATACCCTAACCGGTAATAGCGGAAACAATACCCTAAACGGTGGAAAAGGAAATGATACCCTAAACGGTGGAGCAGGGAATGATACCCTACTAGGTGGAGCAGGTAATGATATACTCGATGGAGGAGAGGGGATTGATAACGCAAACTACGGTAATGCAACTATCGGAGTACATGTCGATCTTACTATCACTACTGCCCAAGATACACTAGGAGCAGGAGTAGATACCCTAACCAATATCGAAAACCTAACCGGAAGTGCATACAACGATACCCTTATCGGAAACAGTGGAAATAATATCCTAAACGGTGGAGTAGGTAATGATACCCTAAGAGGTAACGGAGGATCCGATCACTTAAACGGGGAAACAGGTGATGATACCTTTATCATCACACGGAACTCCGATATGGTTAATTCCATCATCAACGGAGGGGCAGGAATTGATACCCTCAAGCTTGAAGGGTATGCCAATCTCGACTTGACAAAAATCGGAGACACTCGTCTCCAAAATATCGAAACCATCGATATTACAGCTAACGGAAACAACAACCTAAAGCTCTCAACTATCGATATCCAAAGTATGAGTACCCTAGAGGGTGGATACCATAGCATTACCATCAACGGTAACACAGGAGATACCCTAACCCTCACCGATGGTACATGGACACGAACCAATGCACCATCGGGATACATCACCTATACTGATGAAACTACTCAGACTAAAATCATGGTTCAAGAGGGGATAACTGCTTTGAGTGCTAATCACACTATGGACTCTGCGGATACCATAGCCCCAACCATTACCTCAAGCACTACAGCCCCCACAATCAATGAGAACAGCGGAGCAGGGCAAGTAATCTATACAGCTACCACAACCGATACCAATAGTGTCACCTATAGCCTCAAAAATACAGGAGACTACACTCTCCTCACTATCAACCCTACGACAGGAGCAGTCACCCTTGGCGCTAATCCCGACTATGAGGCTAAAAACGGTTACAGCTTTACCGTCATAGCAACTGATCAAGCAGGTAATGATAGTGAGAAAGCCGTAACGCTATCAATCAATAACCTCGATGAAGTAGCACCAACGATTACCTCAGAAACAACAGGGAACGTAAAGGAGAGCGCTGTGGCGTCTACCGTAATCTATACTTTCAACGCAACCGATACAGCAGACATTTCAGCAGGTATTACTTACAGTTTAAGCGGAGTAGATGCAGCACTACTTGATCTCAATACTACCAATGGTGAAGTGACGTTAAAAGCAAGTGCAGATTATGAGACTAAAAACAGCTACATCTTTACCGTAGTAGCCAGTGATGGTGTAACCACACCAACCACTAAAGATGTCGTAATTAATGTTACTAACCTCGATGAAGTAGCTCCAACCATCACTTCAGGCACTATGGCTACCACCATCACTGAAAACAGCGGAGCAAGCCAAGTGATCTACACCGCAACCTCAGACGATACCATCGATTACGTCAGCGGTAACACTGTCTATAGCCTAAAAGCAATAGATGATTACAATCTCTTAACTATCAATAGCGCTAGTGGAGAAGTAACCCTCACAGCTAATCCAGACTATGAGACTAAAAACAGTTACAGCTTCACCGTAGTAGCAACCGACACCGCAAGTAATGCGAGTGAAAAAGCCGTAAGCTTATCGATCACCAATATAGACGATATTGCCCCGACCTTTACCTCGGCAAGCACCGTATCGTTTGACGAGAATATCGGTTTTGATCAGAGGGTATATACGGCTACGTCCGTTGATAACGACTATGCGAGCGGTAGTACAACGTATAGTCTAAAACCTACGGGAGATTACAAGCAGTTCTCCATCAATGCCCAAAGCGGTGAGGTAAAACTGTACAACAATCCTAATTTTGAGACTAAAAACAGTTATGACATTACGATCATAGCGACCGATGCGGTGGGAAATGCAAGTGAGCAGAATGTTTCAATGAACATCAATGATCTCAATGAAGTTTCCACCTTTGCGATAGGTAGCGGTAAAACTCTAACCTCTGTTTCCGGAGCACATCTGTATCATACCGATTCAATAATCCAAAACAACGGAAAAATTATCGTTGCAAGTTCGGATACTAATGGTGCCATTTTGGTACGTTATAACCCAGATGGGAGTATCGATACCACTTTCGGAACCTCCGGTAAAATAACGACGGCACTCTTTGGTTCAGTTGAGAGTATGACGCTCCAAGAAGACGGTAAAATCGTCGTAGCGGGGATGGCGTATGGAGCAAGTGAGGAAGATTTTGTTGTAATGCGCTACAACAGTGACGGCTCACTCGATACGACC is a genomic window containing:
- a CDS encoding DUF4347 domain-containing protein; protein product: MPTPLYIIDSQVTDKERIIASLESGAKYYVLEADKNGLEQIANILSGYNDVESLHIISHGESGSITLGNVTLNQTNIDGYQEQLQTIGQSLSTKGDILLYGCDVAQGEKGEQFIQTLSTYTNADIAASTDLTGLKGDWNLEATTGTIESNTLSVEHYTSTLLNLTASAGTTNDTLIGSALNDTLTGNSGNNTLNGGKGNDTLNGGAGNDTLLGGAGNDILDGGEGIDNANYGNATIGVHVDLTITTAQDTLGAGVDTLTNIENLTGSAYNDTLIGNSGNNILNGGVGNDTLRGNGGSDHLNGETGDDTFIITRNSDMVNSIINGGAGIDTLKLEGYANLDLTKIGDTRLQNIETIDITANGNNNLKLSTIDIQSMSTLEGGYHSITINGNTGDTLTLTDGTWTRTNAPSGYITYTDETTQTKIMVQEGITALSANHTMDSADTIAPTITSSTTAPTINENSGAGQVIYTATTTDTNSVTYSLKNTGDYTLLTINPTTGAVTLGANPDYEAKNGYSFTVIATDQAGNDSEKAVTLSINNLDEVAPTITSETTGNVKESAVASTVIYTFNATDTADISAGITYSLSGVDAALLDLNTTNGEVTLKASADYETKNSYIFTVVASDGVTTPTTKDVVINVTNLDEVAPTITSGTMATTITENSGASQVIYTATSDDTIDYVSGNTVYSLKAIDDYNLLTINSASGEVTLTANPDYETKNSYSFTVVATDTASNASEKAVSLSITNIDDIAPTFTSASTVSFDENIGFDQRVYTATSVDNDYASGSTTYSLKPTGDYKQFSINAQSGEVKLYNNPNFETKNSYDITIIATDAVGNASEQNVSMNINDLNEVSTFAIGSGKTLTSVSGAHLYHTDSIIQNNGKIIVASSDTNGAILVRYNPDGSIDTTFGTSGKITTALFGSVESMTLQEDGKIVVAGMAYGASEEDFVVMRYNSDGSLDTTFGSGGKVISTVGNSIDYALSITIQSDGKIIAAGFAYGASNADYALVRYNSNGSLDTTFGNSGKVTTALSGIDYANAVTVQNDGKIIVTGYTLNSSNYDFATVRYNSDGTLDTTFGSGGVVITSFYGSGTYESAQAITLQDDGKILVAGNVSGSFALVRYNSDGTLDSTFGSGGKALYFSLGSGAGYDVALQDDGKIVVAGEFFGTNRDFMVVRYNSDGTLDTTFGTGGKITTQFGNNDDIAYSVVLQSDGQIVVTGTATTGNFALARYNSDGSLDTTFGTMSTTLNANTTYTEATPAVVMDSSVILTDPEFAHIDNYDGSTLTLSRNTGADTHDQFCGAGIVATQSSGSVIISSLNIGTYTYSGGTLIITFNASATQTLMNQTLSSLEYQYSGNTPPSSVQIGWTFSDGALSTTANITINLIDVYDGPIFTSNATPPSINENSGAGQVIYTASATDTTAITYSLKNSGDASHFSINSTSGAVSLIANPDYEAKNSYTFTVNATDTDGNVTEQNVNVSINDLDDIAPTFISTTAETTTADVTTSTVIYDANATDVNSITYSFAGGFDDSSFTIDSATGYVRFNTLPDYNAPIDSGNNNIYDFIVRATDSMGNHADQNIALTVTPAYVSPAGQSVISLGTYGNLIAPVQVDGKWYYVWDMNGDGVNNIDQNTNGMYAEDGSIANSSGSGYQYDYTTHDLLDQLLSHDSNRIVNITDQNMDGNYGTTDEYRYGTIGGVKVALATSGVTVPLEDIFLTDAGIYTDLAAIWDSYNSGDMSNGTPNGWEIAPYWSATENSTGNHTTNYFYNGMVMDVYDDSYTGMVALQVL